ATCCACTAGAGATAAAAATTGACAAACTTAAAAAGAAGGGGAACTTACTCCGATTAGAAGTGAGCAATCTTGCCGCCAATAGAATCAAAGCCAAAGAGGAAGCAGGGGAGGAGTGGAAAATTTTCTATGAAATCAATATGGTTAATAAAGACTATAAACCATTCGATGCTAAATTATGGGATGTGATGCCCTCTGGTCTTTCCGGAACATTGAAACTGGTTCCTTTGATTTACGATTGATGATTCACTGGATATTGTCCGTCCAAAATTTATCGAAACGCTTAAAAACAAAAAAAACCATCTCGAATGAGATGGTTTTTTGAGCCTCCTATAGGGATCGAACCTACGACCTACTGATTACAAGTCAGTAAAAATAACTTTTGTTTATTTTTGTCTATTTTTATTTAAATTTATAAAGCATTATAAATGAGGAAATTGTGGTTATTATTCGAAGAATTAGATTGTTCCATATTTGTTTATTTTCTACTTTTGTATTGCAACATGTATTGCAACATTGGATAGTTTTAAAATTCTCATGAATGGCAACTGCAAGTTTATATTTTGATAAGAGAGGTAATAAAGGGAGTCTTGGGACTGTAAAGGTTATGGTAACCCATGAGCGAAAGCAACGACTTTACACAACTAAAATTCAATTAGAAGATTCAGTTTGGGAAAAGCTCAACAAAAACATCACAAAAAATGGCTTGTCAAATAGGATAAAGGAAGAAGCATATTTGGAACTTTACGAAATTCTTTATTTGGATTATGATGAGTTTGGAGAAAAAAAACTTGGGTTTATTCCAAGAAGTAATGAAATCATAGAATCAATTGGAGCTATTTTTTCTTTTGATCAATTCAAGCATTTATTTACAAACTACGGTAATCTTAAACATGTAAGTAGAAGTAATGACATCTATGGCTTTTATGAGCGAACTATCGAAAAACTACTTGCGGAAGACCGAATTGGAAATGCCAATTCGTATACATGTTCAATGAACTCTCTTAAACGGTTTTGTGAGCGTTTAGGTGCTAATAAAAGATTGGATTTTAAATTAAAGAAGAAGTATGATAAAAAGGAAGAACTGCCTTTTGAAATTGTAAGTGTTCAATTCTTAAAAGAATATGAAAGATGGATGCTCTATGAGGGTAAAAGTTCTAGAAAACTAAACGGGGAGGGGAGTCCTGCGTCGTTCACATCCATAGGGATTTATCTCAGGCATCTTAGGGCAATTTTTAACGAGGCAATAGGGGAAGGGATAACAAATAATTACCCTTTTGGCAAAAGGAAATATATTATTCCCTCTGGTAAAAGTGTAAAAAAAGCAATTTCGAAAAACGATGTTTTGAAAATTATCGCATATAACGACTTTACAAATGAATATGAAAAACGAAGTCAGAATTTCTGGGTATTTAGTTACCTAAGCAATGGATTAAATTTTACAGATATTCTAAATTTGAAATGGACTGATATTGATTTCGAACGAAGCACGATTTCGTTGATTCGTGAGAAAACAAAACGAACGAATAAGCAGAATAGAAAAGAGATTCTCATTCATTTAAACGAGATTCAAAAAAAGATTATAGCGGATTGGTCGACCAAAGAGAGTGAATTTGTATTCCCTTTTCTCCAGCCACAAATGTCAGCAATAGAACAAAAGGCGACAATAAGTCAATTTATAAAGGTGACAAATAAATGGATGAGGAATATTGGTGAAAAACTAAATATACAGAGCACGTTAGGTACATATGTTGCTCGGCATACATTTAGTACCATTTTGTTACAAAATGAAGCTCCAATAGCTTTGATTTCAAAATCTCTCGGTCACAGTAGCTTGGCAACCACTGAGGCCTATTTAGGGAGCTTCGAAGATGAGAAAGTTAAAACGTATATGGATAAGTTGGTGTAGGAGATTATTTTATTTCTCTCAAACTACGCTACGGTAAATAAAAATGAATAGTTTTCTCAAATTACAATCCAGCTTTTTTGAAGCTCTTATAAACGATTTTTGAAAACTTGCTTTAAGCATAATTATCGACCCAGATTCGTTTCGGAAGTTTTACAAACACAAGAAAAGCGATTTTAATCTTGGGATCAACTCGATCACTGTGACTCGTACATATGCTTTGAAGAAAATATTTGTACTCATTTAAGTATTGATGAGGTAGCATTTTCAAAAGGAGAACTTAGCAAAATTGTTA
This portion of the Spirosomataceae bacterium TFI 002 genome encodes:
- a CDS encoding Site-specific recombinase XerD is translated as MATASLYFDKRGNKGSLGTVKVMVTHERKQRLYTTKIQLEDSVWEKLNKNITKNGLSNRIKEEAYLELYEILYLDYDEFGEKKLGFIPRSNEIIESIGAIFSFDQFKHLFTNYGNLKHVSRSNDIYGFYERTIEKLLAEDRIGNANSYTCSMNSLKRFCERLGANKRLDFKLKKKYDKKEELPFEIVSVQFLKEYERWMLYEGKSSRKLNGEGSPASFTSIGIYLRHLRAIFNEAIGEGITNNYPFGKRKYIIPSGKSVKKAISKNDVLKIIAYNDFTNEYEKRSQNFWVFSYLSNGLNFTDILNLKWTDIDFERSTISLIREKTKRTNKQNRKEILIHLNEIQKKIIADWSTKESEFVFPFLQPQMSAIEQKATISQFIKVTNKWMRNIGEKLNIQSTLGTYVARHTFSTILLQNEAPIALISKSLGHSSLATTEAYLGSFEDEKVKTYMDKLV